The following proteins are encoded in a genomic region of Cervus elaphus chromosome 15, mCerEla1.1, whole genome shotgun sequence:
- the ARL3 gene encoding ADP-ribosylation factor-like protein 3 isoform X1 codes for MGLLSILRKLKSAPDQEVRILLLGLDNAGKTTLLKQLASEDISHITPTQGFNIKSVQSQGFKLNVWDIGGQRKIRPYWRNYFENTDVLIYVIDSADRKRFEETGQELAELLEEEKLSCVPVLIFANKQDLLTAAPASEIAEGLNLHTVRDRFWQIQSCSALTGEGVQDGMNWVCKHVNPKKK; via the exons ATG GGCTTACTCTCAATTCTGCGCAAACTGAAAAGTGCACCAGACCAGGAGGTGAGAATCCTTCTCCTGGGCTTGGATAATGCTGGCAAGACCACTCTTCTGAAGCAGCTGGCATCTGAAGACATCAGCCACATCACACCGACACAG GGTTTTAACATCAAAAGTGTACAATCACAAGGTTTTAAACTGAATGTCTGGGACATTGGCGGACAGAGGAAAATCAGACCATACTGGAGGAATTATTTTGAAAACACTGATGTTCTT ATATATGTAATTGACAGCGCAGACAGAAAAAGATTtgaagagacaggtcag GAACTAGCTGAATTACTGGAGGAAGAAAAGCTAAGTTGTGTGCCCGTGCTCATCTTTGCTAATAAGCAGGATCTGCTGACAGCAGCCCCTGCCTCTGAAATTGCAGAAGGGCTGAACCTGCACACCGTCCGTGACCGGTTCTGGCAGATCCAGTCTTGCTCCGCTCTCACGGGAGAGGGCGTTCAG
- the ARL3 gene encoding ADP-ribosylation factor-like protein 3 isoform X2, which translates to MGLLSILRKLKSAPDQEVRILLLGLDNAGKTTLLKQLASEDISHITPTQGFNIKSVQSQGFKLNVWDIGGQRKIRPYWRNYFENTDVLELAELLEEEKLSCVPVLIFANKQDLLTAAPASEIAEGLNLHTVRDRFWQIQSCSALTGEGVQDGMNWVCKHVNPKKK; encoded by the exons ATG GGCTTACTCTCAATTCTGCGCAAACTGAAAAGTGCACCAGACCAGGAGGTGAGAATCCTTCTCCTGGGCTTGGATAATGCTGGCAAGACCACTCTTCTGAAGCAGCTGGCATCTGAAGACATCAGCCACATCACACCGACACAG GGTTTTAACATCAAAAGTGTACAATCACAAGGTTTTAAACTGAATGTCTGGGACATTGGCGGACAGAGGAAAATCAGACCATACTGGAGGAATTATTTTGAAAACACTGATGTTCTT GAACTAGCTGAATTACTGGAGGAAGAAAAGCTAAGTTGTGTGCCCGTGCTCATCTTTGCTAATAAGCAGGATCTGCTGACAGCAGCCCCTGCCTCTGAAATTGCAGAAGGGCTGAACCTGCACACCGTCCGTGACCGGTTCTGGCAGATCCAGTCTTGCTCCGCTCTCACGGGAGAGGGCGTTCAG